One segment of Dryobates pubescens isolate bDryPub1 chromosome 23, bDryPub1.pri, whole genome shotgun sequence DNA contains the following:
- the ADD1 gene encoding alpha-adducin isoform X8 produces MNGDSGVGVVTSPPPTTAPHKERYFDRVDENNPDYLRERNMAPDLRQDFNMMEQKKRVSMILQSPAFCEELESMIQEQFKKGKNPTGLLALQQIADFMTTNVPNVYPAAPQGGMAALNMSLGMVTPVNDLRGSDSIAYEKGEKLLRCKLAAFYRLADLFGWSQLIYNHITARVNSEQEHFLIVPFGLLYSEVTASSLVKINIQGDVVDRGSTNLGVNQAGFTLHSAIYAARPDVKCIVHIHTPAGAAVSAMKCGLLPISPEALSLGEVAYHDYHGILVDDEEKVVIQKNLGPKSKVLILRNHGLVSVGETVEEAFYYIHNLVLACEIQVRTLASAGGPDNLVLLDPGKYKAKSRSPESPAGEGTVSHPKWQIGEQEFEALMRMLDNLGYRTGYPYRCPALREKSKKYSDVEIPASVTGYSFTSDGDSGTCSPLRHSFQKQQREKTRWLNSGRGDDASEEGQNGSSPKSKTKVWTNITHDHVKPLLQSLSSGVCVPSCITNCLWTKEDGHRTATSAVPNLFVPLNTNPKEVQEMRNKIREQNLQDIKTAGPQSQVLSGVVVDRSLVQDAPLSDCTESIEGLDPTEQAFSPAKSLSVRKGELVTASKAIIEKEYQPKVIVSTTGPNPFNKLTDRELEEYRKEVERKQKGPEEPSEDGRQQKERSPLDPASARTPPSTPIKLEEGDGYAKEYLLP; encoded by the exons ATGAATGGTGATTCTGGTGTGGgggtggtgacttcaccacctccaacAACAGCCCCTCATAAAGAGAGGTACTTTGATCGAGTTGATGAAAATAATCCAGATTATTTGAGAGAGAGGAACATGGCACCTGACCTTCGCCAGGATTTTAACATGATGGAACAGAAGAAGAGGGTCTCCATGATTCTTCAAAGCCca gctttttgtgaagaactggaATCTATGATCCAGGAACAATTTAAGAAAGGGAAGAACCCAACAGGTTTattggctctgcagcagattgCAGATTTCATGACCACAAACGTACCCAACGTCTACCCTGCGGCACCACAAGGCGGAATGGCTGCATTAAACATGA gccTTGGCATGGTGACACCAGTGAATGATCTAAGAGGATCAGATTCCATTGCTTATGAAAAAGGGGAGAAGTTGCTACGGTGTAAATTGGCAGCCTTCTACAGATTAGCAGATCTCTTTGGCTGGTCTCAGCTTATTTACAATCATATAACA GCCAGAGTAAATTCTGAGCAGGAGCACTTCCTCATCGTACCTTTTGGACTCCTCTATAGTGAAGTTACTGCATCTAGTTTG GTTAAAATCAATATCCAGGGTGATGTAGTTGATCGTGGAAGCACTAACCTGGGTGTGAACCAAGCTGGCTTTACTTTGCACTCAGCCATCTACGCGGCCCGGCCTGATGTGAAGTGCATTGTCCACATTCACACACCAGCAGGGGCAGCG GTTTCTGCAATGAAGTGTGGTCTCTTGCCAATTTCCCCTGAAGCACTTTCTCTAGGGGAAGTAGCTTACCATGACTACCATGGGATTTTAGTGGATGATGAAGAGAAGGTGGTTATTCAGAAAAACTTGGGGCCTAAAAGCAAG GTCCTTATTCTGAGAAACCATGGCTTGGTATCAGTTGGAGAGACTGTTGAGGAGGCTTTCTACTATATTCATAACCTAGTGCTTGCCTGTGAGATTCAA GTACGCACGCTGGCCAGTGCAGGTGGACCTGACAACTTAGTGCTTTTAGACCCTGGGAAGTATAAAGCCAAGTCTCGTTCCCCTGAGTCTCCAGCAGGTGAGGGTACTGTGTCCCACCCAAAGTGGCAGATTGGTGAACAGGAATTTGAAGCTCTTATGCGAATGCTCGATAACCTG gGCTACAGAACCGGCTACCCCTACCGATGCCCTGCTCTGAGAGAGAAATCTAAAAAGTACAGCGATGTTGAGATCCCAGCTAGTGTCACAGGTTACTCCTTCACTAGTGATGGCGACTCAGGCACTTGCTCCCCCCTCAGACACAGTTTTCAGAAACAGCAGCGAGAGAAGACAAGGTGGCTGAACTCTGGCCGAGGGGATGATGCTTCTGAAGAAGGGCAGAacggcagcagccccaagtcgAAGACTAAGGTGTGGACGAACATTACACACGATCACGTGAAACCCTTGCTGCAGTCTCTCTCGTCCGGTGTCTGCGTGCCAAGCTGTATTACCAACTGCTTG TGGACTAAAGAGGATGGACATAGAACTGCCACCTCTGCTGTCCCTAACCTGTTTGTTCCATTGAACACCAATCCAAAGGAGGTCCAAGAAATGAGGAACAAG ATCCGAGAGCAAAACCTACAAGACATTAAAACTGCTGGCCCTCAATCACAGGTTCTATCTGGGGTAGTTGTGGACAGGAGTCTTGTACAG GATGCTCCCCTCTCAGACTGTACGGAATCTATTGAAGGGCTCGATCCCACAGAGCAGGCCTTTAGTCCAGCTAAATCTCTGTCTGTTAGAAAG GGGGAGCTGGTGACTGCGTCGAAGGCAATCATAGAGAAGGAATATCAACCCAAAGTCATCGTCAGCACCACAGGGCCCAACCCCTTCAACAAGCTCACCGACCGAGAGCTGGAGGAGTACCGCAAGGAAGtagaaagaaagcagaagggaCCAGAAG AACCTTCAGAAGATGGCAggcaacagaaagagagaagtcCCCTTGACCCCGCTTCAGCTCGCACTCCTCCCAGCACGCCGATTAAGCTGGAGGAAG GAGATGGATATGCTAAAGAGTACCTGTTGCCATAG
- the ADD1 gene encoding alpha-adducin isoform X9 has translation MNGDSGVGVVTSPPPTTAPHKERYFDRVDENNPDYLRERNMAPDLRQDFNMMEQKKRVSMILQSPAFCEELESMIQEQFKKGKNPTGLLALQQIADFMTTNVPNVYPAAPQGGMAALNMSLGMVTPVNDLRGSDSIAYEKGEKLLRCKLAAFYRLADLFGWSQLIYNHITARVNSEQEHFLIVPFGLLYSEVTASSLVKINIQGDVVDRGSTNLGVNQAGFTLHSAIYAARPDVKCIVHIHTPAGAAVSAMKCGLLPISPEALSLGEVAYHDYHGILVDDEEKVVIQKNLGPKSKVLILRNHGLVSVGETVEEAFYYIHNLVLACEIQVRTLASAGGPDNLVLLDPGKYKAKSRSPESPAGEGTVSHPKWQIGEQEFEALMRMLDNLGYRTGYPYRCPALREKSKKYSDVEIPASVTGYSFTSDGDSGTCSPLRHSFQKQQREKTRWLNSGRGDDASEEGQNGSSPKSKTKVWTNITHDHVKPLLQSLSSGVCVPSCITNCLWTKEDGHRTATSAVPNLFVPLNTNPKEVQEMRNKIREQNLQDIKTAGPQSQVLSGVVVDRSLVQGELVTASKAIIEKEYQPKVIVSTTGPNPFNKLTDRELEEYRKEVERKQKGPEEPSEDGRQQKERSPLDPASARTPPSTPIKLEEGDGYAKEYLLP, from the exons ATGAATGGTGATTCTGGTGTGGgggtggtgacttcaccacctccaacAACAGCCCCTCATAAAGAGAGGTACTTTGATCGAGTTGATGAAAATAATCCAGATTATTTGAGAGAGAGGAACATGGCACCTGACCTTCGCCAGGATTTTAACATGATGGAACAGAAGAAGAGGGTCTCCATGATTCTTCAAAGCCca gctttttgtgaagaactggaATCTATGATCCAGGAACAATTTAAGAAAGGGAAGAACCCAACAGGTTTattggctctgcagcagattgCAGATTTCATGACCACAAACGTACCCAACGTCTACCCTGCGGCACCACAAGGCGGAATGGCTGCATTAAACATGA gccTTGGCATGGTGACACCAGTGAATGATCTAAGAGGATCAGATTCCATTGCTTATGAAAAAGGGGAGAAGTTGCTACGGTGTAAATTGGCAGCCTTCTACAGATTAGCAGATCTCTTTGGCTGGTCTCAGCTTATTTACAATCATATAACA GCCAGAGTAAATTCTGAGCAGGAGCACTTCCTCATCGTACCTTTTGGACTCCTCTATAGTGAAGTTACTGCATCTAGTTTG GTTAAAATCAATATCCAGGGTGATGTAGTTGATCGTGGAAGCACTAACCTGGGTGTGAACCAAGCTGGCTTTACTTTGCACTCAGCCATCTACGCGGCCCGGCCTGATGTGAAGTGCATTGTCCACATTCACACACCAGCAGGGGCAGCG GTTTCTGCAATGAAGTGTGGTCTCTTGCCAATTTCCCCTGAAGCACTTTCTCTAGGGGAAGTAGCTTACCATGACTACCATGGGATTTTAGTGGATGATGAAGAGAAGGTGGTTATTCAGAAAAACTTGGGGCCTAAAAGCAAG GTCCTTATTCTGAGAAACCATGGCTTGGTATCAGTTGGAGAGACTGTTGAGGAGGCTTTCTACTATATTCATAACCTAGTGCTTGCCTGTGAGATTCAA GTACGCACGCTGGCCAGTGCAGGTGGACCTGACAACTTAGTGCTTTTAGACCCTGGGAAGTATAAAGCCAAGTCTCGTTCCCCTGAGTCTCCAGCAGGTGAGGGTACTGTGTCCCACCCAAAGTGGCAGATTGGTGAACAGGAATTTGAAGCTCTTATGCGAATGCTCGATAACCTG gGCTACAGAACCGGCTACCCCTACCGATGCCCTGCTCTGAGAGAGAAATCTAAAAAGTACAGCGATGTTGAGATCCCAGCTAGTGTCACAGGTTACTCCTTCACTAGTGATGGCGACTCAGGCACTTGCTCCCCCCTCAGACACAGTTTTCAGAAACAGCAGCGAGAGAAGACAAGGTGGCTGAACTCTGGCCGAGGGGATGATGCTTCTGAAGAAGGGCAGAacggcagcagccccaagtcgAAGACTAAGGTGTGGACGAACATTACACACGATCACGTGAAACCCTTGCTGCAGTCTCTCTCGTCCGGTGTCTGCGTGCCAAGCTGTATTACCAACTGCTTG TGGACTAAAGAGGATGGACATAGAACTGCCACCTCTGCTGTCCCTAACCTGTTTGTTCCATTGAACACCAATCCAAAGGAGGTCCAAGAAATGAGGAACAAG ATCCGAGAGCAAAACCTACAAGACATTAAAACTGCTGGCCCTCAATCACAGGTTCTATCTGGGGTAGTTGTGGACAGGAGTCTTGTACAG GGGGAGCTGGTGACTGCGTCGAAGGCAATCATAGAGAAGGAATATCAACCCAAAGTCATCGTCAGCACCACAGGGCCCAACCCCTTCAACAAGCTCACCGACCGAGAGCTGGAGGAGTACCGCAAGGAAGtagaaagaaagcagaagggaCCAGAAG AACCTTCAGAAGATGGCAggcaacagaaagagagaagtcCCCTTGACCCCGCTTCAGCTCGCACTCCTCCCAGCACGCCGATTAAGCTGGAGGAAG GAGATGGATATGCTAAAGAGTACCTGTTGCCATAG